A part of Onthophagus taurus isolate NC chromosome 7, IU_Otau_3.0, whole genome shotgun sequence genomic DNA contains:
- the LOC111424496 gene encoding dynactin subunit 6 isoform X2 has translation MQGAIVCQEAKLWGDITVGAGTIIHPCAYITAEAGPIIIGDRCLIEEQAKITHRVPFDRENQENIPVLIIGANNVFEVGCNVEACKIGDNNTFESKCFVGNKVTVTNGCTIGSGCVLTEEQVLKENTTIFGEYCERREALCAPTIQTLQMDTLSKMLPNYHRIRKQTHKN, from the exons ATGCAAGGTGCAATAGTTTGCCAGGAAGCAAAACTATGGGGTGATATCACTGTTGGTGCCGGAACAATAATACACCCATGTGCTTATATTACTGCCGAAGCTGGACCAATCATTATTGGTGACCGGTGTTTAATTGAAGAACAAGCTAAAATCACCCACAG gGTTCCTTTCGACAGAGAGAATCAAGAAAACATTCCAGTTTTAATAATAGGTGCTAACAATGTGTTCGAAGTTGGTTGCAATGTTGAAGCTTGTAAAATAGGCGATAATAACACATTTGAGTCAAAGTGTTTTGTTGGGAATAAAGTTACTGTTACTAATGGATGTACCATTGGAAGTGGATGTGTTTTAACCGAAGAACAAGTTTTGAAGGAAAACACAACAATTTTTGGGGAATATTGTGAAAGGAGAGAAGCTTTATGTGCACCGACA aTACAAACACTACAAATGGATACACTTTCTAAAATGTTGCCTAACTATCATAGAATTAGAAAGCAAactcataaaaattaa
- the LOC111424496 gene encoding dynactin subunit 6 isoform X1, translated as MSSKHSVKIMQGAIVCQEAKLWGDITVGAGTIIHPCAYITAEAGPIIIGDRCLIEEQAKITHRVPFDRENQENIPVLIIGANNVFEVGCNVEACKIGDNNTFESKCFVGNKVTVTNGCTIGSGCVLTEEQVLKENTTIFGEYCERREALCAPTIQTLQMDTLSKMLPNYHRIRKQTHKN; from the exons ATGTCATCTAAACATTC TGTAAAAATAATGCAAGGTGCAATAGTTTGCCAGGAAGCAAAACTATGGGGTGATATCACTGTTGGTGCCGGAACAATAATACACCCATGTGCTTATATTACTGCCGAAGCTGGACCAATCATTATTGGTGACCGGTGTTTAATTGAAGAACAAGCTAAAATCACCCACAG gGTTCCTTTCGACAGAGAGAATCAAGAAAACATTCCAGTTTTAATAATAGGTGCTAACAATGTGTTCGAAGTTGGTTGCAATGTTGAAGCTTGTAAAATAGGCGATAATAACACATTTGAGTCAAAGTGTTTTGTTGGGAATAAAGTTACTGTTACTAATGGATGTACCATTGGAAGTGGATGTGTTTTAACCGAAGAACAAGTTTTGAAGGAAAACACAACAATTTTTGGGGAATATTGTGAAAGGAGAGAAGCTTTATGTGCACCGACA aTACAAACACTACAAATGGATACACTTTCTAAAATGTTGCCTAACTATCATAGAATTAGAAAGCAAactcataaaaattaa
- the LOC111424469 gene encoding homeobox protein unplugged-like: MEMKSDEDAAKAVTSVEELIKPVPKPFSIEALIGDDRPRRKINNNPWEVVVHQSYQHHHSEHHHLHQIDGRIQNVVVHQNVGHRDTDSDGSVDMDLAQDLSSRSQRDSSDLEEDVEESQSSEGQCDGNGSTKARRRRTAFTSEQLLELEREFHAKKYLSLTERSQIAAALRLSEVQVKIWFQNRRAKWKRVKAGLGAGPHHQQKGAGTQQNKSKLVVPIPVHVNRFAVRSQHQQLERALGDLAGRVLASHAALRAGLDLHGFQGGPPR; encoded by the exons atggaaATGAAAAGTGATGAGGATGCTGCGAAAGCTGTTACGTCTGTTGAAGAGTTAATTAAGCCCGTTCCGAAACCGTTTTCGATCGAGGCGCTTATCGGCGATGATAGACCGaggagaaaaattaataataatccttGGGAGGTTGTCGTCCACCAAAGTTATCAACATCATCATAGTGAACATCATCATCTGCATCAGATTGATGGTCGAATTCAAAATGTTGTGGTACATCAGAATGTTGGGCATAGGGATACTGATTCGGATGGAAGCGTTGATATGGATTTGGCACAAGATTTATCTAGTAGGAGTCAAAGAGATA gttCAGATTTAGAAGAAGACGTTGAAGAGTCACAATCCTCAGAGGGTCAGTGCGATGGAAATGGTTCCACGAAAGCACGACGAAGAAGAACTGCATTCACCAGCGAACAATTACTCGAATTAGAGCGAGAATTTCACGCGAAAAAATACCTCTCCTTAACAGAACGTAGTCAAATAGCGGCCGCGTTACGTTTGAGTGAGGTTCAGGTGAAAATTTGGTTCCAAAATCGTCGGGCAAAATGGAAGCGTGTTAAAGCCGGGTTAGGTGCCGGTCCGCATCATCAACAAAAAGGAGCTGGGACGCAACAGAACAAGAGCAAGCTAGTAGTGCCGATTCCGGTTCACGTTAACAGATTCGCCGTCAGAAGTCAACATCAGCAACTGGAACGAGCCCTTGGGGATTTAGCCGGGAGGGTATTGGCATCGCATGCTGCTCTCAGAGCCGGTTTGGACTTGCACGGTTTCCAAGGCGGACCGCCTCGTTGA